The Dioscorea cayenensis subsp. rotundata cultivar TDr96_F1 chromosome 19, TDr96_F1_v2_PseudoChromosome.rev07_lg8_w22 25.fasta, whole genome shotgun sequence genome includes a window with the following:
- the LOC120249668 gene encoding protein DETOXIFICATION 20-like, whose protein sequence is MEKNLGERLLDGHGNGHEEQRSDVEEEEETKSFGRRVLEENKKLWRVAGPSIFTRFSTFGVTVISQAFVGHIGPTELAGYALVSTVLVRFANGILLGMASALETLCGQSYGAKQYHMLGIYLQRSWIILFVCAVLLLPIFIFTTPLLKLLGQESSISSMAGIISIWFIPVIFSYVWGFTLQMYLQAQSKNVIITYLAVLTLALHFFFSWLLARKLSLGLDGIMISMIFAMWLPVIGQLGFVFFGGCPQTWTGFSFDAFKDLWPIIKLSLSSGLMLCLELWYNTILVLLTGYMENAEVAIDALSICLNINGWEMMISIGFLAASGVRVANELGAGSAKRAKFAIVNVVATSFFIGFSLFIAFLFFRGSLAYVFTDSLEVASAVGNLSPLLAVSILLNSVQPVLSGVAVGAGLQGVVAYVNITCYYLIGIPLGCLLGYILGFHIKGIWLGMLIGTFVQTLVLLFITCRTDWDKQVVLTKERVSKWYMEERRKASSRNAQRNELA, encoded by the exons ATGGAGAAAAATTTGGGAGAGAGGCTGCTCGACGGCCATGGGAACGGCCATGAAGAGCAGAGAAGTGAcgtggaagaggaagaggagacGAAGAGTTTTGGGagaagggttttggaggagaaCAAGAAGCTTTGGAGGGTTGCCGGACCATCCATCTTCACTAGATTCTCCACCTTCGGCGTTACTGTTATCAGTCAGGCTTTCGTCGGCCATATCGGTCCTACTGAACTCGCCGGCTATGCCCTCGTATCCACCGTCCTCGTACGCTTCGCTAATGGCATCCTG TTAGGCATGGCAAGTGCACTAGAAACTCTATGTGGTCAATCTTACGGTGCAAAACAATATCACATGCTTGGCATTTACCTACAAAGATCATGGATTATCTTGTTTGTATGTGCGGTGTTACTTCTCCCCATATTTATCTTCACAACCCCACTACTAAAGCTTCTAGGCCAAGAATCATCTATTTCGTCAATGGCGGGAATTATATCCATATGGTTCATTCCTGTCATATTCTCCTACGTTTGGGGGTTCACCCTCCAGATGTATCTCCAAGCGCAGAGCAAGAACGTAATCATAACCTACTTGGCAGTTCTTACCCTTGCCCTCCATTTTTTCTTCTCGTGGCTGTTGGCTAGGAAGCTGAGTTTGGGGCTTGATGGAATTATGATTTCCATGATCTTTGCGATGTGGCTTCCTGTAATTGGCCAGCTTGGCTTTGTGTTTTTTGGTGGCTGCCCTCAGACGTGGACGGGGTTCTCATTTGATGCTTTTAAGGATCTTTGGCCAATCATCAAGCTTTCTCTCTCATCTGGTCTAATGCTTTG TTTGGAGTTATGGTACAACACTATCTTGGTCCTTTTAACAGGATATATGGAGAACGCAGAGGTTGCTATTGATGCTCTGTCCATCTG CCTCAACATCAATGGGTGGGAAATGATGATATCAATTGGTTTCTTGGCAGCATCAGG TGTGAGGGTGGCTAATGAGCTAGGTGCAGGAAGTGCAAAACGTGCCAAGTTTGCGATTGTTAATGTTGTGGCAACATCTTTCTTCATTGGATTCTCTCTCTTTATAGCATTTCTATTTTTCCGGGGGAGTCTTGCCTATGTTTTCACAGACAGCTTAGAGGTGGCTTCTGCTGTTGGAAACTTATCTCCTCTATTGGCAGTCTCCATTTTGTTGAATAGTGTTCAACCCGTTCTTTCAG GCGTTGCTGTCGGTGCGGGCTTGCAGGGTGTGGTTGCTTATGTCAACATAACTTGCTACTATTTGATCGGAATTCCCCTTGGATGTTTGCTTGGTTATATATTGGGTTTCCATATTAAG GGGATTTGGTTGGGAATGTTAATTGGCACATTTGTTCAAACTCTGGTGCTTCTTTTCATCACATGCAGAACTGACTGGGACAAACAG GTAGTTTTGACCAAGGAGCGTGTCAGCAAGTGGTAcatggaagaaagaagaaaggctTCTAGCAGAAATGCACAGCGTAATGAACTGGCTTAA